A region from the Nitrospirota bacterium genome encodes:
- a CDS encoding YncE family protein — protein sequence GLHTTSTADVASIRFTISASDMSTITRTVSYSGGTVSESFNVPNGSNRRFLVEALNSSGSVIYNGETTTNLNGSAVTLGIALSAVTTAQLYVLVSNADSDNVSVIDPNTLTVQTTLNCSSLGDISCYEPRNLAISHAGTLAYIPFRHSDNVIKSHPDVPDFSLEISDDGFNEPYAVAFTADDSEAWVVNKQGGGSSTGSVSIIDTSTQSVTDTIDDICFSSPEGIAIANGKAYVANRGDGTVCVVNVASRTVSTTISTGGSPRYAVATPNGNFVYVSTDSSSAGIKKIRTSDDTITATIAVRGRNLAVMPDGTKVYVATQGNTIEVINVSNNSYSTITFTGAYSIYGVAILSDSSYGFATDEDRDVVYVFNPSTDTVVTTGGSPVEISVGSTPRAIAAQ from the coding sequence AGGGCTTCATACCACTTCAACAGCCGATGTTGCCAGCATCAGGTTTACTATATCAGCCTCTGACATGTCAACAATCACAAGGACTGTCTCCTATTCAGGAGGCACAGTATCAGAGTCATTTAACGTGCCTAACGGCTCAAATAGGCGTTTTCTGGTGGAGGCGCTTAATTCATCAGGCAGTGTTATTTACAATGGAGAAACCACCACTAATCTGAACGGCTCGGCGGTTACGCTTGGAATTGCCTTGTCAGCAGTAACAACAGCTCAATTGTATGTATTAGTGTCAAATGCTGATTCAGACAATGTCTCAGTTATTGATCCAAATACATTAACGGTTCAAACAACGCTAAACTGTTCATCCCTCGGGGATATAAGCTGTTATGAACCGCGCAACCTTGCAATAAGTCACGCTGGCACACTGGCGTATATTCCATTCAGACACTCTGATAATGTAATTAAAAGCCACCCTGACGTGCCTGACTTCAGTCTGGAAATTTCAGATGATGGTTTTAATGAACCTTATGCAGTCGCATTCACTGCCGACGATTCAGAGGCATGGGTTGTCAATAAGCAGGGCGGCGGAAGTTCAACGGGAAGCGTCAGTATTATAGATACATCCACTCAATCTGTTACAGATACTATTGACGACATCTGTTTTTCCTCACCCGAAGGCATTGCAATTGCCAATGGCAAGGCTTATGTAGCCAACAGGGGAGACGGCACTGTATGCGTAGTGAATGTGGCTTCACGGACTGTAAGCACTACCATCTCTACCGGCGGAAGTCCCAGATATGCAGTAGCCACGCCCAACGGCAATTTCGTATATGTCTCTACCGACAGCTCGTCTGCCGGCATTAAAAAAATACGCACGTCGGATGACACAATTACGGCAACAATTGCCGTAAGAGGGAGAAACCTTGCTGTTATGCCTGACGGGACAAAAGTCTATGTTGCAACACAGGGCAATACCATTGAAGTCATCAATGTCTCAAATAACTCATATTCCACAATTACTTTCACGGGCGCATACTCTATTTACGGAGTGGCTATTCTGAGCGACAGCAGTTACGGCTTTGCCACAGATGAAGACAGAGACGTTGTATATGTGTTTAATCCGTCAACTGATACGGTAGTTACTACCGGCGGGTCTCCGGTTGAAATATCCGTAGGCAGTACACCCCGCGCTATTGCCGCTCAGTAA
- a CDS encoding adenylate/guanylate cyclase domain-containing protein, translating to MKSRRLFYLIALVSTALFASLHLFDSVIIREQIESKTYDLRLRIRNFIKNELPPEDVIIVTVDEKSIKEIGRWPWSRDVMADLVNKISEGTPKVIGIDIMFSERESKKTDNKLADVFKKAGNVVLATAFITTEDKMVSETPKEVPDSLWDSAFMEVKSQEGIQWKKWAVKPESVNPPIEEFSKAASLGHVYTHPDMDAVLRWEFMYVNFGDDCYPSFPLQTARIALGFGMNDMILYGGSGIKLGSRFIPTDLSGRILINYRGKEETFRYIPASDIIKGNIHPKYFQNKIVLLGTSALATYDQKVTPLSANMPGVEKNASIVKSILLDNYLRKSPGVVELTIIIITGILLGFFIPNLKAIPGTILASASIILYIILSVYLLAYQNLWINLIYPVSNMFVIVITQTVISFFQEEKKAREIRKMFSSYVSPQIVAELINHPEKAKLGGERRTVTVMFSDLIGFTSLSEKLPPEEVVSRLNEYFKEMVDIIFKWNGTLDKLVGDEIMAFWGAPLEQPDHAELAVRCALNMSDRLNEIQEEWRRKKQDVLDCGIGINTGEVLIGNIGAPGKKMDYTIIGDHVNLTARVEKLTRQYDTRILITEDTVVGIESAIKSDLIGHIELKEPISTTVKGKEKAIKLFQLRGLKHHH from the coding sequence ATGAAAAGCAGGCGCCTGTTTTACCTCATCGCATTAGTCTCAACAGCTTTATTCGCCTCCCTGCATCTCTTTGACTCCGTGATAATCCGCGAACAAATTGAGAGCAAAACCTATGACCTGCGGCTGCGTATCCGGAATTTCATCAAAAATGAGCTGCCGCCTGAAGATGTTATTATCGTCACTGTTGACGAAAAAAGCATTAAGGAAATCGGCAGATGGCCCTGGAGCCGAGACGTTATGGCTGATCTTGTCAATAAAATCTCTGAAGGCACGCCCAAAGTCATAGGCATTGACATCATGTTCAGCGAGAGGGAGAGTAAAAAAACAGACAATAAACTTGCAGATGTTTTCAAAAAGGCAGGGAATGTAGTTCTGGCTACGGCATTCATCACAACCGAAGACAAAATGGTCTCTGAAACGCCAAAGGAAGTGCCGGATTCCCTCTGGGACTCTGCATTTATGGAGGTCAAAAGTCAGGAGGGAATCCAGTGGAAAAAATGGGCGGTTAAGCCTGAGAGCGTCAACCCCCCGATTGAAGAATTCTCAAAAGCGGCATCCCTCGGGCATGTCTATACTCATCCTGACATGGATGCAGTGCTGAGGTGGGAATTCATGTATGTAAATTTCGGAGACGACTGTTATCCGAGTTTCCCGCTTCAGACTGCAAGAATTGCGCTTGGCTTCGGCATGAACGACATGATCCTATACGGCGGCTCAGGGATAAAACTCGGCAGCCGTTTTATCCCCACCGACTTAAGCGGCCGCATCCTTATAAATTACCGGGGCAAAGAAGAGACTTTCCGGTACATACCGGCGTCAGATATCATCAAAGGCAATATCCATCCTAAGTACTTTCAAAACAAAATTGTCCTCCTCGGCACATCAGCGCTTGCAACATATGATCAAAAGGTTACTCCGCTTTCAGCCAACATGCCCGGCGTTGAAAAAAATGCAAGTATCGTAAAAAGCATTCTTCTGGACAATTATCTCAGAAAGAGCCCCGGCGTCGTAGAACTGACAATTATCATCATAACGGGCATCTTGCTGGGATTCTTTATTCCGAATCTGAAGGCAATCCCGGGCACTATCCTTGCGTCAGCATCTATAATCCTCTACATCATACTCAGCGTCTATCTGCTGGCATATCAAAACCTCTGGATAAACCTGATCTATCCCGTTTCAAATATGTTTGTCATTGTCATAACACAGACAGTAATAAGCTTTTTCCAGGAAGAGAAAAAGGCGCGTGAGATAAGAAAGATGTTTTCAAGCTATGTCTCTCCACAAATTGTTGCAGAGCTTATCAATCATCCTGAAAAAGCGAAGCTCGGAGGTGAAAGAAGGACCGTGACAGTAATGTTTTCTGACCTCATAGGATTCACAAGCCTCTCTGAAAAACTGCCTCCCGAAGAGGTCGTCTCCAGACTTAATGAATATTTTAAAGAGATGGTGGATATTATATTCAAATGGAACGGCACTCTGGATAAACTTGTCGGGGACGAGATAATGGCATTCTGGGGCGCGCCCCTGGAACAGCCGGACCATGCAGAGCTTGCCGTAAGGTGCGCCCTCAATATGTCGGACCGATTAAATGAGATACAGGAGGAATGGAGGCGTAAAAAACAGGATGTCCTTGACTGCGGCATAGGGATTAACACCGGAGAAGTGCTGATAGGCAATATCGGCGCGCCCGGGAAAAAAATGGACTACACAATCATCGGCGACCATGTCAATCTCACGGCAAGGGTAGAGAAACTGACAAGACAATACGACACAAGAATCCTCATTACTGAAGACACAGTCGTTGGAATTGAATCAGCCATAAAAAGCGACCTCATAGGGCATATTGAATTAAAAGAACCTATATCTACAACTGTCAAAGGCAAGGAAAAGGCAATAAAGCTCTTTCAGCTGCGGGGCTTAAAACATCATCACTAA
- a CDS encoding TetR/AcrR family transcriptional regulator, translating to MNHRSAKKTPKSKVLKTALCLFSSKGYSKTKMAEIARKAGLSVGALYLRYKSKEELCLELIKDQTQDFIERTRNLPQKDPLKALQTYIELNLDYAFQKRRLLSLFFREHNLPFMHPLRKNFFRVQHEIIRKILNEGIRSGIFMPSNNKDCATMIFASIRGAVLLKLIFNIGDTKTMSKSLFNLIINGIGKDPK from the coding sequence ATGAACCACCGTTCAGCAAAAAAGACTCCTAAGTCAAAGGTTTTGAAAACCGCCCTATGCCTTTTTTCATCAAAAGGCTATTCCAAAACAAAAATGGCGGAGATTGCACGCAAAGCGGGCCTAAGCGTGGGAGCCCTTTATCTCAGGTACAAAAGCAAGGAAGAGCTTTGCCTTGAACTCATTAAGGACCAAACGCAGGATTTCATTGAACGCACCAGAAACCTGCCTCAAAAAGACCCTCTTAAAGCCCTGCAGACCTACATTGAACTGAATCTTGATTATGCGTTTCAAAAAAGGCGCCTGCTCTCTTTATTTTTCAGGGAGCATAACCTCCCTTTTATGCATCCCTTGAGAAAAAACTTTTTCAGGGTACAGCATGAAATAATTAGAAAAATCCTTAATGAAGGAATCAGGTCCGGGATATTCATGCCCTCAAACAACAAAGACTGCGCCACCATGATTTTTGCAAGCATCAGGGGCGCCGTATTGTTAAAGCTTATTTTTAACATCGGCGATACAAAAACAATGAGCAAATCTCTCTTTAACCTTATTATTAACGGAATAGGAAAGGACCCGAAATGA
- a CDS encoding TolC family protein: MKKLFFTLLILSASMPCILSAAEYSLEELYGMALERSETIQIAREDLFISEQKKDMSAAGLLPTLSAFGSHTRYSEDKRSGAAILQPDYSNSWGLKLDQSLSTGGREITSYKMSKNEILKSRNGFASVKEEYLLSIASAYYEVLKSKKALDIVNSNVERLTKHRDAAKTRLQVGEVTKTVLLRAEAELSGAQSDAIKAENNLKLAKAELAKKAGLSGDFDVRENPSSSDWKSLTDGCTLQAMDCFKEKALSERSELKALSLDKKISESRVSYAKGSFMPTLSLEGVYSRKEDSPGSASAINENKYAVLKLDFPFFEGGLRRAEVMEAKAKLKQSEYRYADAKKSIGFEVESAYLTLITESGILTRLEAQVEYASDNYNAVSKQFEHGIANSIDVMDANTLLVTAERDLANARYDYQFAILKLRRATGTLLTTVSGGK, from the coding sequence ATGAAAAAATTATTTTTTACATTGCTGATTTTATCCGCTTCAATGCCCTGCATCTTGTCTGCTGCGGAGTACTCCCTTGAAGAGCTTTACGGAATGGCCCTTGAGCGCAGTGAAACCATACAGATAGCCAGAGAAGATCTCTTTATATCAGAGCAGAAAAAAGACATGTCCGCGGCAGGCCTGCTGCCGACTCTTTCGGCCTTTGGAAGCCATACGAGATACAGTGAAGATAAACGCTCAGGCGCAGCCATACTGCAGCCGGATTACAGCAATTCATGGGGGCTTAAACTGGACCAGTCATTATCAACAGGAGGCAGGGAAATCACGTCCTACAAGATGTCAAAAAATGAGATACTGAAAAGCAGGAATGGTTTTGCCTCAGTCAAGGAGGAGTATTTACTAAGCATAGCCTCCGCATATTATGAGGTCCTGAAATCAAAAAAGGCGCTTGACATCGTAAACTCAAATGTTGAAAGACTTACAAAACACCGGGACGCAGCAAAGACAAGGCTTCAGGTCGGCGAGGTCACAAAGACAGTGCTTCTCAGGGCAGAGGCAGAGCTTTCAGGCGCCCAGTCAGATGCCATAAAGGCAGAAAACAATCTAAAACTTGCAAAGGCTGAACTGGCAAAAAAAGCAGGCCTCAGCGGAGACTTTGATGTCAGGGAAAATCCGAGTTCATCCGATTGGAAATCTCTGACTGACGGCTGCACTCTTCAGGCAATGGACTGTTTTAAGGAAAAGGCGCTGTCTGAAAGGTCCGAATTAAAAGCGCTGAGTCTTGACAAAAAAATTTCAGAAAGCCGGGTCAGCTACGCAAAGGGTTCTTTTATGCCCACCCTTTCGCTTGAAGGTGTATATTCACGCAAGGAAGACTCTCCGGGTTCAGCCTCTGCAATTAATGAAAATAAATACGCCGTGCTTAAGCTGGATTTCCCCTTCTTTGAAGGAGGACTGCGCAGGGCTGAAGTTATGGAGGCAAAGGCAAAGCTAAAACAAAGCGAATACCGTTATGCCGATGCAAAAAAATCAATCGGCTTTGAGGTTGAAAGCGCCTATCTGACCCTGATTACAGAGTCGGGAATACTGACAAGGCTTGAGGCGCAGGTTGAATATGCCTCGGATAATTACAATGCGGTATCCAAGCAGTTTGAGCATGGAATTGCAAACAGCATAGACGTTATGGATGCCAACACCCTGCTTGTTACCGCAGAAAGAGATCTTGCCAATGCCAGGTATGATTATCAGTTTGCAATTTTAAAATTAAGACGCGCAACCGGCACGCTGTTAACAACAGTGAGTGGTGGAAAGTAA
- a CDS encoding efflux RND transporter periplasmic adaptor subunit encodes MRKKTFFTDYCSPFTVHCLLFTVYCLLFLPSCSKDAAKQAMMKPAAPVTIAPVIQKTVPVQLRAIGTVEAYSTVSIKARVSGELLSVNFKEGQDVKKGDLLFTIDPRPYETALAAVNANLAKDSALAQKAADDFIRYAGLFKEQLVSREDYERVRANAEALKAAAAADRAAVDNAKLQLGYCSIYSPVTGRTGSLLADPGSIIKANDDKPMVVINQIQPVFTGFSVPEQNLPDIRKRMASGKLKVEAFISNEDKNPAVGTLNFIDNTVDAATGTIKLKAIFPNKEKRLWPGQFVNAVLTLDTRRDAIVAPSQAVQTGQQGQFVFVVKGDSAELRPVNTGITHEDMTVIEKGLAMGEQVVTDGQMRLMPGAKVEIKNK; translated from the coding sequence ATGCGGAAAAAAACCTTTTTCACTGATTACTGTTCACCGTTCACCGTTCACTGTTTACTGTTCACTGTTTACTGTCTGCTGTTTCTGCCGTCATGTTCAAAAGATGCAGCAAAACAGGCAATGATGAAGCCCGCCGCACCGGTTACCATTGCCCCTGTAATCCAAAAAACAGTGCCTGTTCAGCTCCGCGCAATCGGAACTGTAGAGGCTTACTCCACTGTTTCAATAAAGGCGCGTGTAAGCGGAGAACTATTGAGCGTAAATTTCAAAGAAGGACAGGATGTGAAAAAAGGGGATTTACTTTTTACCATAGACCCCAGACCCTATGAAACTGCGCTTGCGGCCGTGAATGCCAACCTGGCAAAAGATTCGGCGCTGGCCCAAAAAGCTGCGGATGATTTTATCCGTTATGCCGGACTGTTTAAGGAACAGCTTGTCAGCAGGGAGGATTATGAGCGTGTGAGGGCAAATGCAGAGGCGCTTAAGGCTGCTGCTGCTGCAGACAGGGCGGCCGTTGATAATGCAAAACTGCAGTTGGGCTACTGCTCCATATATTCCCCTGTTACAGGCCGCACAGGCAGTCTTTTGGCGGACCCGGGCAGTATTATCAAAGCAAATGACGACAAGCCGATGGTGGTCATTAACCAGATTCAGCCTGTTTTTACAGGCTTCTCTGTTCCTGAACAGAACCTTCCTGATATAAGAAAACGTATGGCCTCCGGAAAGTTAAAGGTTGAGGCCTTCATATCTAATGAAGACAAAAATCCTGCAGTAGGGACGCTTAATTTTATAGACAATACAGTGGATGCCGCAACAGGAACAATCAAACTGAAGGCCATCTTTCCCAACAAGGAAAAACGCCTTTGGCCCGGACAATTTGTAAATGCAGTCCTGACGCTTGATACCCGGCGTGATGCTATTGTAGCGCCTTCACAAGCTGTGCAGACCGGACAGCAGGGGCAGTTTGTCTTTGTGGTAAAGGGAGATTCAGCAGAGCTTCGTCCGGTTAATACCGGCATCACACATGAGGATATGACGGTCATTGAAAAGGGACTTGCGATGGGAGAGCAGGTAGTAACTGACGGGCAGATGCGTCTTATGCCGGGCGCAAAGGTGGAGATTAAAAATAAATAA
- a CDS encoding efflux RND transporter permease subunit, translated as MNISELFIKRPIMTSLVMLAIMIFGVFAYRILPVNDLPNIDFPTIQVTANLPGASPETMASAVATPLERQFSTIAGVDSMTSTNGQGVSIITLKFALERDIDAAAQDVQAAISKAARQLPQDMPSPPSYQKVNPADQPVLYLALSSPTLPLSQITEYADTIISPRISMIKGVAQVLVYGSQKYAVRVQLNPQALANRKIGIDEVASALSQWNVNLPTGGLQGKQQAFTIHASGQLYNAAAFKPMIVAYRNGSPVRLQDIANVTDSVENDKIAAWYNTGGKSTRAIVLAIQRQPGTNTIEVVDSIKKQIPDFRRQLPAAVQLNTLFDRSESIRDSVKDVKFTLLLTVALVILVIFLFLRNLSATIIPSLALPLSIIGTFAAMYVLGFSVNNITLMALTLSVGFVVDDAIVMLENIVRHMEHGEKPMDAAFTGSKEIGFTIISMTASLIAVFIPVFFMAGMLGRMLHEFAVTITFAILISGVVSLTLTPMLSSRFLKASGKKQHGRLYNIMERFFDGLRSLYELTLKQVLHFRRTTIAVIFILTAATVWLFAAMPTGLLPPDDIGGILAITEGAQGASFEEMKKHQQKLVEIVFQDPDIEAFMSAVGAGGSRAASNGGFMFIKLKPRHERKLNADQIIERLRPKVMGVPGILMFMQNPPPIRLEATLSKAQYQFVLQSPDTDELYKNSADFEMKLRKLSMLQDVTSDLQIKNPQVDLDIDRDRAAAFGITAKQIEDSLYSAYGARQVSTIYSPANQYKVVMELEPQYQMDPSALGMLYVRSNTGQLVPLSSLTVMNKGLGLLSVNHLGQITSVTISFNLKPGTPLGDAVTAIEKEAKSLPSSITTGFQGTAQVYQASTKGLTMLLILAIVVIYIVLGILYESYIHPLTILSGLPAAGFGALITLLIFGKDLNLYSFVGIIMLAGIVKKNAIMMIDFALEAQRKGHKSPIDAIYEGAIVRFRPIMMTTMAALMGTLPIAIGFGAGADSRRSLGLAVVGGLLVSQLLTLYITPVVYYYMDQFQEKMRNMFKGKSGERGI; from the coding sequence ATGAACATTTCCGAACTATTTATAAAACGCCCGATTATGACCAGTCTGGTCATGCTCGCCATCATGATTTTCGGCGTCTTTGCTTATAGAATTCTGCCGGTCAATGACCTGCCGAATATTGATTTCCCGACGATTCAGGTAACAGCCAATCTGCCCGGCGCCAGCCCTGAGACAATGGCAAGCGCCGTGGCAACTCCGCTTGAGCGCCAGTTTTCAACTATTGCAGGCGTTGATTCCATGACCTCTACCAACGGGCAGGGGGTGTCAATTATAACTCTGAAGTTTGCCCTTGAACGTGACATTGACGCCGCTGCACAGGATGTTCAGGCCGCTATCTCCAAAGCAGCCCGCCAATTGCCTCAGGACATGCCGAGTCCTCCTTCGTACCAGAAGGTCAATCCCGCCGACCAGCCTGTTCTTTATCTCGCGCTGAGTTCTCCAACACTGCCCCTGTCTCAGATAACAGAGTATGCCGACACTATTATTTCGCCGCGCATCTCTATGATTAAAGGAGTAGCGCAGGTCCTGGTTTATGGTTCACAGAAATATGCGGTGAGGGTGCAGCTCAATCCGCAGGCGCTGGCAAACCGCAAGATCGGCATAGACGAAGTTGCCTCGGCGCTGTCGCAATGGAATGTAAACCTGCCCACCGGAGGACTTCAGGGCAAACAGCAGGCATTCACCATCCATGCCAGCGGTCAGCTTTATAATGCTGCGGCCTTCAAGCCTATGATCGTGGCTTACCGGAACGGTTCGCCGGTGCGTCTTCAGGATATCGCAAATGTGACGGACAGCGTGGAGAATGACAAAATTGCCGCCTGGTACAATACCGGGGGCAAGTCTACAAGGGCAATTGTCCTTGCAATCCAGCGCCAGCCCGGAACCAATACCATTGAGGTGGTTGACAGTATCAAAAAACAGATTCCTGATTTCCGCAGGCAGCTCCCCGCGGCTGTTCAGTTAAACACCCTTTTTGACCGCTCGGAGTCTATCAGAGACTCTGTTAAAGACGTAAAATTCACCCTGCTGCTCACTGTAGCCCTTGTTATCCTGGTAATTTTTCTGTTCCTGAGGAACCTGTCGGCAACGATAATCCCGAGCCTTGCACTGCCGCTTTCAATAATCGGTACGTTTGCGGCGATGTATGTCCTCGGTTTTTCAGTCAACAATATCACCCTGATGGCGCTCACCCTTTCAGTAGGCTTTGTCGTGGACGACGCCATCGTCATGCTTGAAAACATCGTACGCCACATGGAGCACGGTGAAAAGCCCATGGACGCGGCATTCACAGGCTCAAAGGAAATCGGATTCACTATTATTTCCATGACGGCATCGCTGATAGCGGTTTTCATCCCGGTCTTTTTTATGGCAGGAATGTTAGGCCGAATGCTTCACGAATTCGCCGTAACCATCACATTTGCAATACTTATATCCGGCGTTGTTTCCCTGACGCTGACCCCGATGCTTTCCAGCCGCTTTCTCAAGGCTTCGGGCAAAAAACAGCACGGCAGGCTTTACAACATCATGGAAAGATTTTTTGACGGCCTGCGCAGCCTCTATGAACTTACCCTTAAGCAGGTGCTCCACTTCCGCCGTACAACTATTGCCGTAATCTTTATCCTGACAGCGGCGACGGTCTGGCTTTTTGCCGCAATGCCTACGGGACTTTTGCCGCCGGACGACATCGGCGGCATCCTTGCCATCACCGAGGGAGCGCAGGGGGCCTCCTTTGAAGAAATGAAAAAACACCAGCAAAAACTCGTGGAGATTGTATTTCAGGACCCCGACATTGAAGCCTTTATGTCAGCCGTAGGCGCAGGAGGCTCAAGGGCGGCATCAAACGGCGGCTTTATGTTCATTAAGCTCAAACCCCGCCATGAGCGCAAACTTAATGCCGACCAGATTATAGAGAGGCTCAGGCCGAAAGTCATGGGCGTTCCCGGTATCTTAATGTTTATGCAGAACCCGCCCCCTATACGTCTGGAAGCAACTCTCTCAAAAGCACAGTACCAGTTTGTCCTGCAAAGCCCTGATACCGATGAGTTGTATAAAAATTCGGCAGATTTTGAAATGAAGCTGCGCAAACTTTCCATGCTGCAGGATGTAACAAGCGACCTGCAGATTAAAAACCCGCAGGTCGATCTGGACATTGACCGCGACAGGGCAGCTGCCTTCGGCATAACTGCAAAACAAATTGAAGACTCCCTGTATTCGGCATACGGCGCTCGTCAGGTCTCAACCATATATTCTCCTGCAAACCAGTATAAAGTAGTCATGGAGCTTGAACCGCAGTATCAGATGGATCCGTCGGCGCTCGGCATGCTATATGTGCGCTCAAACACCGGACAGCTTGTGCCGCTTTCTTCCCTGACTGTGATGAACAAGGGGTTGGGACTGCTGTCTGTAAACCACCTTGGGCAGATTACCTCTGTTACAATTTCCTTTAACCTTAAACCGGGCACTCCGCTCGGCGACGCAGTGACAGCAATTGAGAAGGAGGCAAAGTCCCTTCCTTCTTCCATTACAACCGGCTTTCAGGGTACGGCGCAGGTCTATCAGGCTTCCACCAAAGGGCTGACTATGCTCCTGATCCTTGCAATTGTCGTGATATATATCGTGTTAGGCATTCTATACGAGAGTTACATCCATCCCCTGACAATTCTTTCAGGACTGCCGGCGGCAGGTTTCGGAGCGCTCATAACCCTGCTTATCTTCGGCAAGGATCTGAACCTGTATTCCTTTGTCGGCATCATCATGCTGGCAGGCATTGTAAAAAAGAACGCTATCATGATGATAGACTTTGCGCTTGAGGCTCAGCGCAAGGGTCATAAGAGTCCCATTGATGCAATTTACGAAGGGGCTATCGTACGTTTCAGACCTATTATGATGACCACTATGGCGGCGTTGATGGGCACACTGCCTATCGCAATTGGATTCGGCGCAGGTGCGGATTCACGCCGTTCTTTAGGTCTTGCCGTAGTCGGAGGGCTGCTTGTTTCACAGCTTCTGACTCTGTACATAACCCCGGTGGTTTATTACTACATGGACCAGTTTCAGGAAAAGATGCGCAATATGTTTAAGGGTAAGTCCGGGGAACGGGGTATCTAA
- a CDS encoding efflux RND transporter periplasmic adaptor subunit — MKKILIGIVILTALGITAFFLFKDNGEEPEFRTEKIIRGDIVETVTASGTVNPVTAVLVGTQVSGTVKNIYADFNSPVKKGQLIAQIDPAVFEAQEEQARANLLSAKANMEKSDAALLDAKRVMERNSKLFSENLISRNDLDTSLTNYETAKAGVSASKAQAAQAEAALKIAGTNLRYTKILSPVDGIVVSRNVDVGQTVAASFQTPTLFTIAQDLTKMQIDTNVDEADIGRVKAGQDVEFNVDAYPDVIFKGTASQVRNAPVTIQNVVTYDVVIKVDNPEFKLKPGMTANVSIILSVKKDVLKAPNAALRFSPLDKNKTNAHQKDKGVWVVENNKPKRISVSAGVTDGNYSELVAGEIKEGQEVIVESLNKTKGPAAPASHGPRMF, encoded by the coding sequence ATGAAAAAAATTTTAATCGGTATTGTGATTTTAACAGCTTTGGGAATCACCGCTTTCTTCCTGTTTAAGGATAACGGCGAAGAACCGGAATTTAGGACTGAAAAAATTATCAGGGGCGATATAGTAGAAACAGTGACTGCTTCGGGCACGGTGAATCCGGTGACCGCAGTGCTTGTGGGGACACAGGTGTCAGGGACCGTAAAAAATATTTATGCGGATTTCAACTCGCCCGTAAAAAAGGGGCAGTTGATAGCGCAGATAGACCCTGCCGTATTTGAGGCGCAGGAGGAGCAGGCCAGGGCAAATCTGCTCTCAGCAAAGGCAAACATGGAAAAATCCGACGCTGCGCTTCTTGATGCAAAAAGGGTGATGGAAAGAAACAGCAAACTCTTTTCAGAGAACTTGATCTCAAGAAATGACCTTGATACATCCTTGACAAATTATGAGACGGCAAAGGCAGGGGTAAGCGCGTCAAAGGCGCAGGCTGCCCAGGCAGAAGCGGCATTAAAAATCGCTGGGACCAATCTCAGATATACAAAGATACTTTCGCCTGTTGATGGAATTGTTGTTTCAAGAAATGTGGATGTCGGGCAGACAGTTGCGGCGAGTTTTCAGACCCCTACCCTCTTCACTATTGCACAGGACCTCACAAAAATGCAGATAGACACAAATGTGGATGAGGCGGATATCGGCAGGGTAAAAGCCGGACAGGATGTTGAATTTAATGTTGACGCCTATCCAGACGTCATTTTCAAAGGCACGGCGTCACAGGTAAGAAATGCGCCGGTAACAATACAAAATGTGGTTACTTATGATGTAGTTATTAAGGTAGACAACCCTGAATTTAAACTAAAGCCGGGTATGACTGCAAATGTTTCAATAATCTTGTCCGTAAAAAAAGATGTTTTAAAAGCGCCGAATGCGGCATTAAGATTCAGCCCGTTAGATAAAAATAAAACTAATGCGCATCAAAAAGACAAAGGCGTCTGGGTAGTTGAAAACAATAAACCAAAACGCATATCAGTATCCGCGGGCGTCACCGACGGCAATTACAGCGAACTTGTCGCCGGAGAGATAAAAGAAGGGCAGGAGGTAATTGTAGAATCTCTGAACAAAACAAAGGGGCCGGCTGCACCTGCTTCTCACGGCCCGAGGATGTTCTGA